A DNA window from Shewanella baltica contains the following coding sequences:
- a CDS encoding SPFH domain-containing protein, whose amino-acid sequence MFVFTLVILFIFFILYKLMLIVPMREVHVIERLGKFRAVLSPGFHFLIPFFDRVSYRHDTREQVLDVPPQSCISKDNTQLEVDGLVYLKVMDGKLASYGIENYRKAAVNLAQTTMRSEIGKLSLSETFSERDSLNESIVREIDKASEPWGIKVLRYEIRNITPSRHVIHTLEKQMEAERRKRAEITLANAEKAAMINMSEGERQEAINLSEGQKQKRINEAKGTGQEIAIIAKAKSEGMAMISQALAVNGGTDAMNMLLKEQFIAQVGKILNDAQVSVVPAEMAKLEGFFEGMEQVTQTVSGQNNSGKGAR is encoded by the coding sequence ATGTTTGTATTTACCTTAGTCATTTTATTTATCTTTTTTATTCTCTATAAGTTGATGCTTATCGTGCCGATGCGTGAAGTGCATGTCATTGAGCGTCTTGGCAAATTCCGTGCAGTATTAAGCCCTGGATTTCATTTTTTGATCCCTTTCTTCGATCGCGTCTCCTACCGTCACGATACCCGTGAGCAAGTATTAGATGTGCCGCCACAGAGCTGTATCTCTAAAGATAACACTCAACTGGAAGTGGACGGCTTAGTCTACCTAAAAGTCATGGACGGCAAACTGGCGAGTTATGGTATTGAAAACTATCGTAAAGCGGCGGTGAACTTAGCCCAAACCACAATGCGTTCTGAGATAGGTAAGCTGAGTTTGAGTGAGACATTCTCCGAGCGTGATAGCTTGAATGAATCCATAGTGCGGGAAATCGATAAGGCGTCTGAGCCTTGGGGGATCAAAGTATTGCGCTATGAAATTCGCAATATCACCCCTTCGCGCCATGTGATCCACACCCTTGAGAAGCAGATGGAAGCCGAGCGTCGCAAACGCGCCGAAATCACCTTAGCCAATGCGGAAAAAGCGGCGATGATCAATATGTCTGAAGGTGAGCGCCAAGAGGCGATTAACCTGTCAGAAGGTCAAAAGCAGAAACGGATTAATGAAGCCAAAGGGACAGGGCAAGAGATTGCTATTATCGCTAAAGCGAAATCCGAAGGCATGGCAATGATCTCGCAGGCGTTAGCGGTTAATGGCGGCACCGATGCGATGAATATGTTATTAAAAGAGCAGTTTATTGCTCAGGTTGGCAAGATCCTCAATGATGCGCAAGTCTCTGTGGTCCCCGCTGAAATGGCGAAACTTGAAGGTTTCTTCGAAGGCATGGAGCAAGTTACTCAGACTGTGAGTGGCCAGAATAATAGTGGCAAAGGAGCGCGATAA